Proteins found in one Halobaculum sp. MBLA0147 genomic segment:
- a CDS encoding type I restriction enzyme HsdR N-terminal domain-containing protein has product MDRSAVNDYVEQSRRLVEASPQMDEENTKVRLVQPFLDLLGWDLRSTEVELEYTVRFATRTTHVDYALVVGDSPVVFVEAKPVRSELTDDDVEQLRSYMRQELAVDWGVLTNGTDFEVLSKNSGADGEVSVVEFDLDDLADDPEVLELLTKESIQSGRSAEVAAQVAETNNAIEHLRESETVVAEAVAEAVETETGDLPVDTTEQAREFVRDLVAVLEDRRQFVTEAHVPADDEAVADGADDPGDGDVDAGTYVAASDASDFEAADAFDGSVPEGYAVAFDDGWRLPAPGGTPPTEQQEAMGLAVDHLIAAHDLTTRIDLPYATPRATKNCLLNTSADHPDGRRMRAFYELVDGTFLYTSLSVDDKKRRLELLASEVGLDVAFAGEW; this is encoded by the coding sequence ATGGACAGGTCGGCGGTGAACGACTACGTCGAACAGTCTCGGCGGCTCGTCGAGGCGTCGCCACAGATGGACGAGGAGAACACGAAGGTCCGACTCGTCCAGCCGTTCCTCGACCTCCTCGGGTGGGACCTCCGATCGACGGAGGTGGAGTTGGAGTACACCGTCCGGTTCGCGACGCGGACGACACACGTCGACTACGCGCTCGTCGTCGGGGACTCGCCGGTTGTCTTCGTCGAGGCCAAACCCGTCCGCTCGGAGCTGACGGACGACGACGTGGAGCAACTCCGCAGCTACATGCGGCAGGAACTCGCGGTCGACTGGGGGGTCCTGACGAACGGCACCGACTTCGAGGTGCTGTCGAAGAACTCCGGCGCGGATGGAGAGGTGTCCGTCGTCGAGTTCGACCTCGACGACCTGGCCGACGACCCCGAGGTGTTGGAACTGCTGACGAAGGAGTCGATCCAGTCCGGACGCTCCGCGGAAGTCGCCGCCCAGGTCGCCGAGACGAACAACGCCATCGAACACCTGCGAGAGTCGGAGACGGTGGTCGCGGAGGCCGTCGCCGAGGCTGTCGAGACGGAGACGGGCGACCTCCCGGTCGACACGACCGAGCAGGCCCGCGAGTTCGTCCGCGATCTGGTCGCCGTGCTGGAGGACCGCCGGCAGTTCGTCACCGAGGCACACGTCCCCGCGGACGACGAGGCAGTCGCGGACGGCGCCGACGACCCCGGCGACGGTGACGTGGACGCGGGGACGTACGTCGCGGCGAGCGACGCGAGCGACTTCGAGGCAGCGGACGCCTTCGACGGGTCGGTCCCGGAGGGGTACGCGGTGGCGTTCGACGACGGGTGGCGGCTCCCGGCGCCCGGTGGGACGCCGCCCACGGAACAGCAGGAGGCGATGGGACTCGCGGTCGACCACCTGATCGCCGCACACGATCTGACGACGCGGATCGACCTCCCGTACGCGACACCACGGGCGACGAAGAACTGTCTCCTCAACACGAGTGCGGACCACCCGGACGGGCGTCGGATGCGGGCGTTCTACGAACTCGTCGACGGCACCTTCCTCTACACCTCGCTGAGTGTCGACGACAAGAAGCGACGCCTCGAACTGCTCGCGAGCGAGGTGGGACTCGACGTGGCGTTCGCCGGGGAGTGGTGA
- a CDS encoding TSUP family transporter, with amino-acid sequence MATTTDLQRTFLRYQHLLVFVAPVVFVATVLGFAPTTGTGLDYWLEFWWLFPVFLTGATIVNTVGISGSALFVPFLIFVFPLFAAPLEPETLVKVGLISEAFGLSSSAVAFVQYGLVDRRLALSLVAGGVPFVVGGALLSFVVPEPVFHGLLGAALLAASYLLFRADLGHGGEGDHDDGGEAETAADGGTAALPDDPGKLGPAGVETADDGTVTRVDRDGSDYTYTRGGYVRRFLNYSVGGTFQGLAGFGIGELGIVSMLGTKVPVRVAIGTNHIVVAATAILASLVHVFGGGLVPGGHSLSLASTPWNMVVFTVPATVTGGQIAPYVSNAIETDTLKTGVGILFGIISVALFGMAVGI; translated from the coding sequence ATGGCGACGACGACGGACCTCCAGCGGACGTTCCTGCGGTACCAACACCTGCTCGTGTTCGTCGCGCCGGTCGTGTTCGTCGCGACCGTGCTCGGGTTCGCGCCGACGACGGGGACGGGACTGGACTACTGGCTCGAGTTCTGGTGGCTGTTCCCGGTGTTCCTCACCGGCGCGACGATCGTCAACACGGTCGGGATCAGTGGCTCGGCGCTGTTCGTCCCGTTCCTCATCTTCGTGTTCCCGCTGTTCGCGGCGCCGTTGGAACCGGAGACGCTCGTGAAGGTGGGGCTGATCAGCGAGGCGTTCGGGCTGTCGAGTTCCGCCGTCGCCTTCGTCCAGTACGGGCTCGTCGACCGCCGCCTCGCCTTATCACTGGTCGCCGGTGGCGTGCCGTTCGTCGTCGGCGGCGCGCTGTTGTCGTTCGTCGTCCCGGAGCCGGTGTTCCACGGGCTGCTCGGGGCGGCGCTGCTGGCGGCCTCGTACCTCCTGTTCCGGGCCGACTTGGGTCACGGCGGCGAGGGCGACCACGACGACGGCGGTGAGGCGGAGACGGCCGCCGACGGCGGCACCGCGGCGCTGCCGGACGACCCCGGGAAGCTCGGTCCCGCGGGCGTGGAGACGGCGGACGACGGGACCGTCACGCGCGTCGACCGCGACGGGAGCGACTACACGTACACCCGCGGCGGCTACGTCCGGCGGTTCCTCAACTACAGCGTCGGCGGTACCTTCCAGGGGTTGGCCGGCTTCGGGATCGGTGAACTCGGCATCGTCTCGATGCTCGGCACGAAGGTGCCGGTGCGGGTCGCCATCGGGACGAACCACATCGTCGTCGCCGCGACGGCGATCCTCGCCTCGCTCGTCCACGTCTTCGGCGGCGGGCTGGTGCCCGGCGGGCACTCGCTGAGTCTCGCCTCCACGCCGTGGAACATGGTCGTGTTCACCGTCCCGGCGACGGTGACCGGCGGCCAGATCGCCCCGTACGTCTCGAACGCCATCGAGACGGACACGCTCAAGACCGGCGTCGGCATCCTGTTCGGCATCATCTCCGTTGCGCTGTTCGGGATGGCCGTCGGGATCTGA
- a CDS encoding MarR family transcriptional regulator yields MSIDRDTFENTSEDELGELSVPDRVLGFLAANRDRAFEAREVASQTGVDTGAVSTALSRLKDRDLVEHKATYWAVTDDAERLDGDGGYERATALFDEGLGAEDEQSWREHSPEPHGKP; encoded by the coding sequence ATGTCCATCGACCGGGACACCTTCGAGAACACGAGCGAGGACGAGCTCGGGGAGCTCTCCGTCCCCGATCGGGTGCTCGGGTTCCTCGCCGCCAACCGAGATCGTGCGTTCGAAGCCCGCGAGGTCGCCTCACAGACCGGTGTCGACACGGGTGCGGTCAGTACCGCACTCTCCCGACTGAAGGATCGTGACCTCGTCGAACACAAGGCGACGTACTGGGCGGTGACCGACGACGCGGAACGACTCGACGGGGACGGTGGCTACGAACGAGCGACGGCGCTGTTCGACGAGGGACTGGGCGCAGAAGACGAGCAGTCGTGGCGCGAGCACTCGCCGGAGCCACACGGAAAACCGTGA
- a CDS encoding GMP synthase subunit A, producing MTDLRIVVIDNHGQFTHLEKRALRDAGVDTAILDNDTPPSEIDADGLVLSGGPSMDRVGRCEEYLEMDVPVLGICLGMQAMAAELGGTVGSGDYGGYADVTVSVLDDDDPLIGSLAPETRTWASHADEVKQLPDGFTHTATSDVCGVEAMSDPERGLYGVQWHPEVAHTAEGEAVFENFLEICRAR from the coding sequence ATGACGGACCTTCGGATCGTGGTGATCGACAACCACGGCCAGTTCACACACTTGGAGAAGCGGGCGCTGCGGGACGCGGGCGTCGACACGGCGATCCTCGACAACGACACGCCGCCGAGCGAGATCGACGCCGACGGACTCGTCCTCTCCGGTGGTCCCTCGATGGACCGGGTCGGTCGCTGCGAGGAGTACCTGGAGATGGACGTGCCCGTGTTGGGAATCTGTCTCGGGATGCAGGCGATGGCCGCCGAGTTGGGCGGGACCGTCGGGAGCGGCGACTACGGCGGCTACGCCGACGTGACCGTCTCCGTGCTCGACGACGACGACCCGCTGATCGGCTCGTTGGCGCCGGAGACGCGGACGTGGGCCAGCCACGCCGACGAGGTGAAACAGCTCCCGGACGGGTTCACCCACACCGCGACGAGCGACGTGTGTGGCGTCGAGGCGATGAGCGACCCCGAGCGCGGGCTCTACGGCGTCCAGTGGCACCCCGAGGTGGCTCACACCGCGGAGGGTGAGGCCGTCTTCGAGAACTTCTTGGAGATCTGCCGGGCCCGATAG